A genomic segment from Acyrthosiphon pisum isolate AL4f chromosome A3, pea_aphid_22Mar2018_4r6ur, whole genome shotgun sequence encodes:
- the LOC100161211 gene encoding extensin-2 — translation MATTMFQAVVLGLFVASGAFADVVHLKNVKQCHKTHTQNTKEYGNLASASGDHSNVAYSHSPAFSFGEKSFGLSSTPAPFLYGTQPTPAPFVFRSLQHSTPAPFTYRGSSSTSASFSYGTQPTPAPFQFSSLRSTPAPLIYSAPSFAPEDSFKSIAALYSHSTPASFGIESQSTPASFGIESQSTPAPFAFSDSSSSPVVSIKSHGTVGSQPTSAPFEYSTSSTTPSPFEYSTSSTTPENSFKNIAASYAQSTLAPFAIESQSTAVPFAVSGLSSGPAAAVSVKSFNTFGSNSIPAPYSQGSAFTQYGGHSAPSPAHEITINREIPVPYYVQIEKRIPYPVLVHVPHPYQVTVEKHVPYAVRVHADRAVPVPSPYPVEVEKRVPYPVEKPVPYEVRVPVDRPYPVSVPYEKPVPYAVEKPVPYPVRVNVDRPYPVEKPVPYPVAVERPVPYAVEKPVPYPVEKPVPYPVEKRIPYPVKYEVPVKVPVPVQVKVPVNVDRPVPYPVEKRVPYPVAVPYEVKVPVPVRSPAQRFATVHYYQQSPIVVQQESYKSYTSGSTAAPVTDNHLVQSSFVSGSGQAGSDYAGSDYTKSNYAESGLVQDSGSYGFGQQSFYGSTTPVPSSTAGYTASSSSPQYESSGFDSVAQQVGSITGSVQTGSDYAGSDFTKSTYAGSGQAQESGSYSFGQQQLYGSTTPVPSSTAGYTELSSSPQYESFDFDSLAQQVGYSAGSVQAGSDFTKSNYAGSGQTQESGSYGFGQQSFYGSKTPVLSSLPQLESSNIDSSNQQVVSIGGSRKTESDNTRSDYTRSNYAGSEQAQENGSYSFDQQSYYGSKTPVSSSKSGYTKSSSSPQYESSNFDSVNQQVDSVGGSATADSQQAENLEVGKK, via the exons ATGGCTACCACTATG tTTCAAGCAGTCGTCCTAGGACTTTTTGTTGCATCCGGTGCATTCGCAGATGTCGTACAccttaaaaacgttaaacaatgCCATAAAACGCACACCCAGAACACGAAGGAATATGGAAATCTTGCATCTGCATCCGGCGATCACTCAAATGTGGCTTATTCACATTCACCCGCATTCTCGTTCGGTGAAAAGTCTTTCGGTCTCTCATCTACCCCAGCTCCATTTTTATACGGCACCCAACCAACACCTGCTCCGTTTGTGTTCAGATCACTTCAGCATTCCACCCCTGCACCATTCACATACAGGGGTTCGTCCTCCACCTCAGCTTCGTTCTCATACGGTACTCAACCCACTCCAGCACCGTTCCAGTTCAGTTCACTTCGGTCTACTCCTGCACCGTTAATATACAGCGCACCATCCTTTGCACCAGAGGATTCGTTCAAGTCAATTGCCGCACTCTATTCCCATTCCACTCCTGCCTCATTCGGGATCGAATCCCAGTCCACTCCTGCTTCATTCGGGATCGAATCCCAGTCCACTCCTGCACCATTCGCGTTTAGCGATTCTTCCTCTTCCCCAGTGGTTTCAATCAAGTCCCACGGTACGGTTGGCTCCCAGCCCACATCTGCCCCATTTGAATACAGCACTTCATCCACCACACCTTCCCCGTTTGAATATAGCACATCATCCACAACACCGGAAAACTCATTCAAAAACATAGCCGCGTCCTACGCCCAGTCCACTCTTGCCCCATTCGCGATCGAATCCCAGTCTACAGCCGTACCGTTCGCGGTTAGTGGTTTATCTTCTGGGCCAGCTGCAGCGGTTTCAGTCAAATCCTTCAACACATTTGGATCCAATTCCATACCTGCCCCATACTCGCAGGGAAGCGCCTTCACCCAGTACGGAGGTCACTCTGCACCGTCTCCAGCCCATGAGATTACCATCAATCGAGAAATACCAGTACCATACTACGTTCAAATCGAGAAGCGTATTCCATACCCAGTGCTGGTGCACGTCCCGCACCCATACCAGGTGACTGTTGAGAAGCACGTTCCATACGCGGTCCGCGTACATGCCGACCGCGCTGTGCCCGTTCCGAGCCCATATCCCGTGGAGGTAGAGAAACGTGTCCCGTATCCAGTTGAAAAGCCAGTGCCGTACGAAGTTCGCGTGCCCGTCGATCGACCATATCCAGTGAGTGTACCATATGAGAAACCAGTGCCATACGCAGTCGAAAAACCGGTACCTTATCCAGTGCGCGTCAACGTTGACCGTCCGTATCCAGTCGAAAAACCTGTGCCATATCCTGTTGCCGTCGAACGCCCGGTGCCATATGCTGTCGAGAAGCCTGTGCCGTATCCGGTCGAAAAGCCAGTGCCATACCCTGTTGAGAAGCGGATCCCGTACCCAGTTAAATACGAGGTCCCAGTCAAGGTGCCGGTCCCCGTTCAGGTCAAAGTGCCCGTGAACGTCGACAGGCCAGTTCCGTATCCGGTTGAAAAGCGGGTCCCATATCCTGTCGCCGTACCATACGAGGTCAAGGTTCCTGTACCTGTCCGATCACCAGCTCAACGTTTCGCTACCGTCCACTACTATCAACAGTCGCCAATCGTCGTACAGCAAGAATCGTATAAGTCATACACCTCCGGATCGACCGCAGCTCCAGTCACCGACAATCACCTAGTTCAATCTTCGTTCGTGTCTGGATCTGGACAGGCTGGATCCGATTACGCTGGCTCTGATTACACAAAATCTAACTACGCTGAATCGGGCTTAGTTCAGGATAGTGGCTCATATGGTTTCGGCCAACAGTCATTCTATGGGTCCACAACTCCCGTTCCATCTTCGACAGCTGGATACACAGCTTCGTCGTCTTCACCTCAGTACGAATCGTCCGGCTTTGATTCAGTAGCCCAACAAGTTGGTTCCATTACTGGGTCCGTGCAGACTGGATCTGATTATGCTGGATCTGACTTCACAAAATCTACCTACGCTGGATCGGGACAAGCCCAGGAGAGTGGCTCATACAGTTTCGGCCAACAGCAATTATACGGGTCCACAACTCCCGTTCCCTCTTCGACAGCTGGATACACAGAATTGTCGTCTTCTCCTCAGTACGAATCGTTTGACTTTGATTCACTAGCTCAACAAGTTGGTTACAGTGCTGGGTCCGTGCAGGCTGGATCTGACTTCACAAAATCTAACTACGCTGGATCGGGACAAACCCAGGAGAGTGGCTCATATGGTTTCGGCCAACAGTCATTCTATGGATCCAAAACTCCCGTTCTGTCGTCATTACCTCAATTGGAATCGTCCAACATTGATTCATCAAACCAACAAGTTGTTTCCATTGGAGGGTCCAGGAAAACTGAATCTGATAACACTAGATCTGACTACACAAGATCTAACTATGCCGGATCGGAACAAGCCCAGGAGAATGGCTCGTACAGTTTCGACCAACAGTCGTATTACGGATCCAAAACTCCCGTTTCGTCTTCGAAATCTGGATATACAAAATCATCGTCTTCACCTCAGTATGAATCATCCAACTTTGATTCAGTAAATCAACAAGTTGATTCCGTTGGTGGATCGGCCACCGCTGATTCCCAGCAGGCCGAAAATCTTGAAGTTGGCAAAAAATAg